The DNA window CAAAAAGAAAGACAAAATGAAAGTCCAGGGGCCTTTGAACTTTTTAAACGCTGAAACCAATGCCCAAGATTACCAGAACCGTACCAACAGCGATCCTCTTCGTCACTCTTTCTTTAAGAAAGACCAACGAAAGGGGAAGTCCAAACAGTGGGGCAGCGCTGGTCAGCACGGTCGCTTTTGCTGCTCCGGAGTAGAGGAGGGCCTGGAGGAAAAGGAGACCGCCTAATCCAAAGGCCAAAATTCCGGTTATTGCCGCCACAGCCACATCGCGAATATGCAGCCTGGTGGGTTGCTGGAGCGATTTTTGAAACAAAATCAAAATTATAAGGGCCAAGGAGGCAACGGGCAGGCGAACCCCATTGGCCAATATTAGGCTCACTTCCTGAAGGCCCACCTTGAGAAGAGAGATGGAAATGGCCCAGAGCAAAGAAGCAATCAGTATGAGACCAATGCCCATTCCCTTTTTCTCGGCGGTGGGAACTGCCAGAGGGAAGCGGTTTTTTTCCCCAGGTCCAGCGATCAGATAAATTCCCGCCAAAACCAGAGTCGTACCTAAGAACAAAGCCCAAGTGATCGTCTCCCCTAAGAACAGAACCGCTGCCCCCAAGGTAAAGAGGGGCATGGCTGCCTGGGCAACGGGGAGGGCAACCGTAATATTAATCAGCTTGAGCCCTCTAATGTAAATGGTATCGCCCAGCGCAATTCCTATCAAAGCGGAGAGAATCAGGTATATCAAGGAATCTCCGGGTGTTTGCCATAACGCCTGGATTCCCGGGGAAAAGGGAATGATTCCCCATAAAAAGAGGGAAGCCGCCAAGCAGCGCAGGAGGTTTAAGGTCCTGGGCTCGAATTTCCCGGCCACTGATTTCGTTAGCGTGCTGCTCAATGCCCAACAGAATGCACACCCCAAGGCGCTGATTTCGCCGATCAAAGGATCACCTTTTTTTACAGAATTTTATAATCATAAAAATGAGGAGGATAAGCGGAGACGGGGTTGGCGGCTGATAATTCTGGAAAGGAATAGAACCCTCTTATTTACTTGCCGATCAGATCTTTTAATTCTCACCCTTCACCTGGTGGTCCCAACGGGAATCGAACCCGTGTTTTCGGCGTGAGAGGCCGACGTCCTGGGCCGCTAGACGATGGGACCTTGGGGAAAGCTTAGGAAGGAGGATTCCAAAGTATAATAAATCTCCCTCTTAGTCAAGGCCAAAAAAGGGTTCAAGGATCTCTGGATTTTTCGGGTTGCGAGTTTCGAGTTGCGGGTTTCAACTTGAAACTTTAAATTAATTCCTACTCACAAGGGTACCTTGTGGCTGGTGGGACAGGGTCAAAAGTGATCCAGGGATTTCATGAAAAACTGGTGGTGGCTAAATGGTATAAGGTTCATAACAGTTTAGCCCTTAGCCCCTCCTTCCATCCGTAAGAAACAAGATGTACTCCTGGCGTTTTTTTTCGTCTCCATAAATTTCTGGATCTTTGCTGATTTAATGGGTGCCCAGCCATTCCATCTTCTCATGGCTCCTGCGCAATAAGAAGGCGTTGGCTCACTTCGGCCACGATGCACCAGATTCCATCGAGAGAAAAGTGATTCTGGATGGTGGAGTCGAACATGACGGTCACTCGGGGAGGAAATTCCTCATCTTCTTTCCAAAGAACATAAGCCAGGGGGACTTTCGGGAAAACCGTGAGGGCGAAAGCTTTATCCCCGAAAAGGAGCTCCATTCCGCCCAAGCGGCTTCCTGCGCGGCCGAAGGCTTCAGGGTTTTTCCCGAAGGCCGTCTTTAACCCTTCTACTTGCAGAGCGTGGGGGCCGCGGAAGAAGGTCGTTCCTCCTTTAAGCTCCTTCTCGCTGATCCAGGTGCTTGTGGGCTCGCCCTCTTTAGCTTCTAATAAATAAAGAAGGACCATCAAGTAGAAATAATCGCGTAACTTTTCTTCCTCACAAAAATCCCCACGCATGCAGAAAATTTTTTGCTCTACCGGGAGGATTAAATATTTCTGGTTGAGGATGGGCAGGAGATAGCCCTTCCGCTCCAGACTATACGTAGCCATTGTTCTCTGGCAAACCTCGCTCGGCTCCGCTTGCGCCAGATCCTCCCAATACAGGGCATGGGTGGCTTGTTCATCTTTCTGCTTGTTGCTCATGCTCCCCCTCCCTGAAATAATAGTGTTCGTGGCAGTGGTTAGGGCCCGGTTTTTATTGGTGTCGCTGATACCAACACTGCCTCCTTTTTAATGATACCTAACCCTTCGACAATTAGCAAAATGTTTCCCTTTTTATTAATCCCTAGTGAGTGAAAAAAGGCGGCCATTAAAGCCGCCGATAATTCTGGTGCCGAAGAGGGGACTCGAACCCCTACGTGGGAACCCACACTAGACCCTGAACCTAGCGCGTCTACCAGTTCCGCCACTTCGGCACATTAAGAAATATATTAAATACAAAACTACTTTTAAATCAGTCCGTTGTCAAGATTTTTTTCCGCCTTTTTCCTTTTGGCCATTTTGTGGGTTGACAGGTTTATACCCTTTGGCTATTATATAGTCCATTTTAAAAGAACGAGATGAAAGGGCTTCTTCTGAAGAAGGTTTTTCTTTTTTTCATAAGTGGATTTATCTGCCTTGCTGGTTGCAGCGGGTTATCTTTGCGGGAGAACAAACCTCTCCCCGACCCTTCTCTTCCTCAACAGCAACAGGCTTCTTTCCACCCCCCGGCCGATCGGATTGCTCTAAACCTATTCGAACCTTTACAGAACGCGCCGGGGAGCATCTTTCCAGTTCAAGACAATTCAGCGAATGAAATTTTAGCCGTAGCCGGCGATCCAATTTCGTGGGAGGAAGAAACTTTATTCCTTGCTGAGGAGAAGGTGCAAAACGCGGATCCAGGCCAAAATGTCCCCCTTTTGCCCACCGTGGCGGAAAAAGAAGTTGTTGCAGCCGATCCCTTATCTCCAGCAGCCGAAAAAGAGAATACCCCTGCAGAGATAAAAATGGCCCAAGCGGGGCAAGCCTCGCAATCCGAATTTATCCAGAGGGTAATCGCGGGGGTAGAAAAACCCAGCGAGGGGAGGAATACTTTTGGGGGTGCCAACGGCAGGTATCAGGATTTGTTCGACTCCCTGACGGCAGACTCACCTTCTCAACTTCTCCCACCGAGTGAATTTGAATCTGAGACGCCTTCCTTAGGGCAAAACCCGGTTTCGCCCCTTTCAGCTATCTTTCCTTCCGCGTTCAACGAGAAAAAAGTTGAAGAGTTCATCGCCTTTTTCCAGCAAAAGGGCGGTCGCTTTTTCTCCAACGCTCTAGCCCGATCGCCAGCGTACGAAGATATGATGAAAAAAATCTTCCGGGAAAAAAACCTTCCGGAGGAACTCTTTTATTTGGCCTTGATCGAGAGCGGGTATAATCCCCACGCCATTTCCCGCTCCAAAGCTGGCGGGATCTGGCAGTTTATTGCCAGGACTGCCAGTCGTTTTGGCCTCAAAGTGGATAAGTGGGTCGATGAACGCCGGGATCCGGAAAAGTCCACCTACGCCGCAGCTGAATATCTGAAAAGCCTTTATGAAATGTTTAACTGCTGGGATCTGGCCACTGCCAGCTATAATGCCGGGGAGGGAAAAGTCTTGCGGGCCATGAAAAAAGCCAATAGTCAAGATTTTTGGGAAATCTCTCGGTACCGGTATCTTAAGCAGGAAACCAAACGGTATGTTCCCATGTTCCTGGCTGCGGTTCTCATTGCCAAGGAACCCCATAAGTATGGCTTCTCGAACATCAATTATCTTCCCCCGCTGGTTTACGAAAAGGTACTGGTTCCCCCAGACACCGGTCTGGTTTGGCTTGCCAAGGTTGCCGAGACCGACATCGCCGAGCTTCGCGCCCTCAACCCTGCTCTGAAGAGAGGAAAGACGCCCCCTGGGTCTTCCCTGTTCGAAATTAAACTCCCGCCGGGAAAGAAGGAAATCTACGAAAAGAACCTTTTAACTTACAACCCTTTGGCTGCAATCAAAGGTAAAAAACATCTTATCCGCCCTGGAGAAACGTTAACGGGCATTGCCAAAAGATACCGGGTAAAATACCAAGATCTTTGCGAGCTCAATGGCCTTTCGCCCCAGTCTAAAATCAAACCCGGGATTAGGCTTTTGCTCCCTCCATAGAAGGTTTCCCTGAGCTCCCAAAACTGGTTTGATCCATGATTCATCTTGAAGAGGCGATCCACCGAATTCTTGAACAGATTCCCCGCCTGGGGTTAGAGCGCTTGAACATCCTGCAAGCGCAAGGGCGAGTTTTAGGAGAAGATGTCGTCGCCCCGCGCGATATTCCTCCCTGGGACAACTCCGCCATGGATGGATATGCCCTAAGGTGGACGGATGTTCGCAAGGCTTCCCCAGAAAAACCCGTTGTTCTCAAGGTATTGTCCGACTTGCCTGCCGGGAGGATCTATAAAGGGCGCGTGGGGCCTGGCGAAGCCTTGCGAATCATGACCGGGGCTCCCCTCCCCCGGGGCGCGGATACTGTGGTCCAGGTTGAGGACACGGAGAAAGCAGGGGAGGCGGTAAGAATTTTTACCGGCCCTGGAAAAGGAAAAAATATCCGGAGGGCGGGGGAAGATGTTAAGGCAGGAGAACGCGTTATGGTCAAAGGAACCATTTTACACCCTGCCCACATCGGCATGCTGGCTTCCTTCCAGCGCTCTTTCGTTTCTGTTCACCAGCAACCTCGAGTCGCCATCCTGGCCACTGGCGATGAGCTTTTAGAAATAGACGAATCTTGGGCCGGGGGCAAGATTGTTAACAGCAACAGTTACTCTTTGGCGGCTCAAGTCGTCGCCTGCGGCGGGTTTCCCATCCAGTTGGGCATTGCCAAAGACCAGATGGAAGACCTCTTATCCAAGATTCAGCAGGGGTTGATTGCCGATATTTTGTTAACGTCTGGGGGCGTTTCCATGGGGGATTACGACCTCGTCAAGGAAATGCTTAAGAAACTGGGGAAAATAAATTTCTGGAAAGTCGCCATGAGGCCTGGTCAACCATTGGCTTTTGGGATCATTTCCGGAAAACCCCTCTTTGGCCTCCCTGGAAATCCTGTTTCTTCCATGATTTCTTTTGAGCAATTTGTCCGGCCCTCCATCCTAAAAATGTCCGGGCATCAAAACCTTTTCCGGCCCACGCTGAAAGCAGAACTGCTCGAAGATATCGAGAAAAAAATTGGTCTTGTTCATTTCGTCCGCTGCCGTCTGTTCCGTGAGGGGGGAAAAATTTGCGCTTCCACCACTGGCGAGCAAGGGTCGGGTATTCTTTCTTCCATGGTCAAAGCCCAAGGGTTAATTGTCATCCCCAGGGATATGAAGGGAGTTCACGCCGGTGAGGTTGTGTCCGTGATTCTTCTTGACCCGACGTTTTTCCACACGCCTATGCCTTCTTACCTCTCCTTTGCCGAAGCGGGGTAAAAAAACAGTTGCTCTATGGGGCGTTTTAAGGTATAAAAAGAGTTGCTTACTCCTTGCTCTTGCGCGCAAGGCGGAAGGGCTATCGAACCCATAAGGAGGGAAAACACTTGAGACGTTACGAGACCATCTTTATTACCCACCCAGAACTGACCGAAGAAGACCTTTCTGTCTTGCATGAAAAATTACGCTCCATTATGAGCAGCTTGAAGGGAGAATTGATCAAGCTGGAAGATTGGGGCCCGAAGAAGCTGAGCTATGAGATTCGCAAGAATACCCGCGGGCATTATTTCTTGCTCGATTATCTGGCAGCTACCGACCTGGTCCGGGAACTGGAACGCAATCTTCGGTTGAACGATCGGGTCCTTAAATTCCAGACGGTAAGGATCAGCAACCAAGTCTCTCCAGAAGCCGCGCAAGCCTTGCCAGAGGCTGGGCCAGATAAAAAGGCCATTAACGTCATTGAACGCTCTTCGCCCTCTCCCGAGCCAAAGAGGGAAGAAGCGGAACCAAAGGCTTTCGGGGAGGAGAAGAAAAATGAAAGCGCCAGTTAAGAGAAAAAGACCTTTCCAGCGACGGAAAGTTTGCGTATTCTGTGCGGATAGCGGGATGAGGATTAATTATAAGGACGTAAAAACTCTGAACCACTTCATCTCCGAGCGGGGAAAGATCCTTCCGCGAAGGATTTCCGGGAACTGCGCTAAGCACCAGAGGGATCTTACGTCCGCAATTAAAAAGGCCCGGAACATTGCGCTCATGCCCTTTTCGCTCTTCGGCTCATGATAGCTCCGCCTCCTGTGGAGTTCTCCTGCTCGCCTTAGCCTGTCCGTGCTGGGCCTTTAAAACCTTTTCCCGAAAGCCTTCGGGACATCCTGTTGGGAAAGAAAACAGTTGCTTCTTGAGGAGCAGCTGATTCTCTGGAGGATCGTATGAAAGTCATTTTAATTGAAACCGTCCTTTCCCTGGGGAAGGCCGGCGATATTGTTCAGGTCGCCGTCGGATACGGGCGCAATTTTCTCATCCCCAAAAAATTGGCTCTCGAGGCCACTCCCGCCAACCTTCAACTTCTGGAGCGCCAGCGGGAATCGTTCCTGGACAAAGCCAGCAAAGAGAAAAGAAAGGCCCAAGATTTAGCTGATAAGATAGTAACTCTTCCTTTCACCTTGGCCCGTCCCGCAGGGGAGAACGAGAAGCTTTTCGGGGCGGTCACCTCCATGGACCTACAAAAATTATTGGGTGAACAGGGATTTGCCGTGGACCGGCGGAAAATTCAGATGCCAAACCCCATCAAGACTTTGGGGAGCTTCACCATTCCCGTAAAATTGCATCCGGAAGTCACGGCCCAGATGAAGGTCAATGTCGTGCCAGCGGCTGCGGATCAGGCGAAGTCTTAATTCGCCCTTCGCTTTTAAAGGAACGAACCGATGGATCTTCTGGCCCAACGCCTTCCACCTCAAAGCCTCGAGGCCGAGGTCTCCGTATTGGGCGGCGTCCTGCTGGAAAATGAAGCTTTGAATCGAGCTTTAGAAGTCGTCAACGAAGGCGATTTTTATCGCGAAGCTCACCGCCAGATCTTTTCAGCCCTTCTGCACCTCTATGAACGCAATGAGCCTGCAGATCTCATTACCCTTTCTGAAGTCTTGAAAAAGCGGGATGCTTTGGAGGAAGTGGGGGGGATTGAATACCTCAATTTTCTGGTAAACAGCGTCCCAACGGCGGCCAACATTGCCTATTACGCCAAAATCATCAAAGAAAAATCCATCCTGCGCAAACTCATCAACCGGGCGACGGAAATCATTAACCTGGGTTTTGGAGACGCGGGCGACGTGGATGAATCTTTGGACCGGGCCGAGCGCTTGATTTTCGAAATCTCTGAAGACCGCGTCCGTCCCTCCTTTTTCCCCATAAAAGACATCATCAAAGCCAGTTTCAAAACCATTGAAAACCTTTATGAGAAAAAGCAGCTCATCACCGGCGTTCCTACTGGCTTTACTAAATTAGATGACTTAACTTCAGGACTACAGCCTTCTGACCTGATCATCGTCGCCGGCCGTCCCTCCATGGGAAAAACCGCTTTGGCCTTAAATATCACCCAGCATGCCGCGATAGAAGGTGGCATCCCCTCGGCAATCTTTTCCCTGGAAATGTCTAAAGAACAACTGGCCTTGCGCCTGCTCTGTTCGGAAGCAAAAGTAGATGCCCACCGTCTTCGTGGTGGTTTTCTCAGCGAAACAGACTGGCCCAAGCTCACCCGGGCGGCGGGCAGCCTTTCGGAAGCCCCCATCTTCATTGATGATACTCCGGGGCTTACCGTTCTGGAAATGCGGGCCAAGTCTCGTCGTTTAAAGGCCGAGCACAACTTGGGCTTAGTCGTCGTGGACTATTTACAGTTGATGCGCGGCCGGGCAAATTCCGAAACAAGGGAGCAAGAAATTTCGGATATCTCTCGCTCTTTAAAGGCTCTGGCCAAGGAGCTGCGTCTTCCGGTTATCGCCTTATCACAATTGAATCGCAAGGTGGAAGATCGTGGTGACAGACGCCCCCAACTCGCCGACCTTCGCGAATCTGGGGCTATTGAGCAGGATGCGGACGTAATTATTTTTCTTTACCGAGATGAACTATATAATAGATCCGAGGATAATCCCCATAAAGGAAAAGCGGAAATCATCGTTGGCAAACAAAGGAATGGACCAACCGACAAATTTGAACTTGCTTTCTTAGATAAATATACCTGTTTTGAAAACCTCTCTCCCATCCAAGAAGATCGGTAAACGTGCCAATTATCTATAACTATTAAGTTATTTTCTATCCACAGCTGTTTATAACTTTGTGGATAAATCACTCCTCCGCTGGATCCCGGGTAGGGGGTAATTCCCATGAAAGAAATTTGGAATAAAGTTCTTAACGCGGTAAGCGAAAAAATCAGCCGGAATTCTTTTGACATCTGGTTTAAACCCTTAAAAATTCTAACCCTAAATCAAAACACCATTGAATTAGAGGTTCCCAATAAGTTTTTTAAAGACTGGCTTTCTGAAAATTATCAATCTCTTATCAAAGAAATTCTTTTCCAAATCACCAAAAATCCATACTCTATTCTTTTCCGCCCAAAAGAAGGACCGGAGGAAAAGGAAGTCAAGCCAAAAGCTGCAGACAAAAACCCAGCCCTTAAGGCCGTGAACAAAGTCACCAAGGAAGATGGCCTCAACCCCGGCTATACTTTTGAAGCCTTCGTTGTAGGTTCTTGCAACCAGTTTGCCCATGCGGCCGCGTTGGCTGTGGCTAAGCTTCCGGCCAAAAACTACAATCCGTTATTTATTTACGGCGGTGTCGGTTTAGGAAAAACGCATCTCCTTAACGCCATAGGAAACCAAATCGTCCAAAATGATCCTCCAGCCAAGGTATGCTATCTCTCTTCAGAAAAATTTACTAACGAATTGATCAACTGTCTGCGTTATGAAAAAATGCCCGACTTCCGCAACAAATACCGCAATAAAGATGTTCTTCTCGTTGACGATATTCAGTTTCTGGGTGGGAAGGAGAGAACTCAGGAAGAATTTTTTCATACTTTTAATTCTCTTTATGATTCTCACAAGCAGATCATCCTCTCGAGCGATAAACTCCCGAAAGAAATTCCTGGTTTAGAAGAACGTTTGAGATCCAGGATTGGTTGGGGCCTTATCGCTGACATTCAACCTCCGGATATTGAAACGAAAGTTGCTATTCTCGGTAAGAAGGCAGAGGTTTATAATATATCTCTTTCCAATGAATTAGGCCTGTTTTTGGCTTCGCAATTAGGCTCCAATATCCGGGAGTTGGAGGGGGCTCTGACGCGTCTCCGGGCTTATGCCTCACTGACGGGAAATGAAATCAATCTTTCCATGGTGAAAGAAACTCTCAAAGATCTCCTGCGTGATCGACAGAAGATGATCAGCATCGAAAATATTCAAAAAGCCGTGGCCAATCTTTACAATATAAAAGTAACGGACCTTAAATCTTCTAAAAGGTTCAGAATTTACGCTCTGCCGCGACAAGTTTCCATGTATCTTTGTCGCACGATGACCAAAGCCTCTTTTCCCGAAATTGGGGCCAAGTTTGGTGGGAAGGATCATTCCACCGTGATTCATGCTGTTCGCCAGATTGAAAAGAAAATAAACGAAGACCGGGAGATAAAAAATATTATTGAGACAATAAAAAATGAATTGCAAAAATGATCCATTTCGCTGTGGATGGAATGTTGATTGTTTGTTTACTCTTTAGATCTGTCTGCTGTGAATACTTTTATCCACAGTTTTCTTGTCTCTTTTTCACTGTCAAAAATAAATTAAACTTGTTGAAATTTAAAATTTTTTTGTTTATACTTTTTTCATAAACAAGCACTACTAATACTACTAAAAAGTATTTATTATAAGTATAATAGTAATAGGGAGAGATACAATGGAATTTAAAATTGAGAAAGAAGAATTCACCAAAGGCCTTTCCCGCGTTCAAAGTATCGTCGAAAAGAAAGGGACCATGCCTATTCTTTTAAACGTTTTACTTGAAACGCATGGAAAAGGAATTGCAATAACGGCAACGGATTTAGAGATCGGTTTAAAAGGTTTTTATCCTGCCGAAATTATAAAGGAAGGAAGAGCAACTCTATCGGCCAAAAAACTTTATGAAGTAATTAAAGAACTCCCAGAAAAGGAAGTTTTCTTAAAGTTGAAGGAAAATCAATGGGTGGAAATTTCTAGCGGCAAATCCCTTTTTAAAATCATGGGCCTTTCAGCAGATTCATTTCCTTCTTTATCTGTTTTCGAAGAAGAAGAATTTGTCTCGGCAGACGTGGAAATTTTGAAGGAGATGATAGAAAAAACGATATTCGCGGTATCCTCCGATGAAAGTAGATATAATTTGGCAGGAGTATTTTTTACTCAAAAAAATGAAGGAGAAGAGAAAGATTTGAAAATGGTAGCCACGGATGGCTATCGCCTCTCGCTGATTGAGCGTTCTATAAGAATGGAAATAAAAGGATTGGAAAAGGGCATTTTACTCCCGAAAAAAGGCCTTGTGGAGTTAATTAAATTGTTAGATGAGGGAGGGGAAGCCGGGTGGATTAAATTAAAAAACAACAATTTTATAGTGAAAAAAGGAAACGTAATCCTACTTATGCGCCTATTGGATGCCGAATTTCCGGATTATAGGCAGGTCATTCCCCTTAACACAAAAAAACATATTCGGATGAAGAGAAATCAAATTATAGAATCCTTGCGAAGAGTTTCTCTTCTTTCCAGTGAAAAAACAAGGGGAGTTAAGTTTCATTTTTCTCAGGATCTTTTAGTGCTTTCTGCCTATAATCCAGAACTGGGGGAAGCAAAAGAGGAGGTCCCTGTAGATTATAAAGGAGAGGAGGTAACGGTTGGTTTTAATTCGCGGTTCGTTTTAGAAGTTTTAAATATAATGAGGGGCGAAGAAGTAGTCCTGGAGCTGGAAGATGGAATCAGCCCAGCGATTATTCGACCTTCTAACGATGAAAGGCATACCTGTGTCGTCATGCCCATGAGGCTATAATTATAAAGAAAGGTGAAGGCGTTGGCCAAAAAGAATGAAAAATTAATGGAAAAAAATGGTAGGGCGCAGGAATATACAGCCGAAAACATCAAAGTTCTTCAAGGCCTTGAGGCTGTGCGTAAACGGCCGGCCATGTATATCGGGAGCACCGGCAGTTCAGGCTTACACCATCTGGCCTACGAAGTCGTGGACAATTCCATCGATGAGGCTTTAGGCGGGTTTTGCACCAAGATCGAGGTCCTTATCCATGAAGATAACAGCGTCACCGTAGAAGACAACGGCAGGGGCATCCCCGTGGATATGCATAAGGAGGAAGGACGTCCAGCCGCTGAAGTGGTCATGACCACCCTACATTC is part of the Deltaproteobacteria bacterium genome and encodes:
- a CDS encoding DMT family transporter; the protein is MIGEISALGCAFCWALSSTLTKSVAGKFEPRTLNLLRCLAASLFLWGIIPFSPGIQALWQTPGDSLIYLILSALIGIALGDTIYIRGLKLINITVALPVAQAAMPLFTLGAAVLFLGETITWALFLGTTLVLAGIYLIAGPGEKNRFPLAVPTAEKKGMGIGLILIASLLWAISISLLKVGLQEVSLILANGVRLPVASLALIILILFQKSLQQPTRLHIRDVAVAAITGILAFGLGGLLFLQALLYSGAAKATVLTSAAPLFGLPLSLVFLKERVTKRIAVGTVLVILGIGFSV
- a CDS encoding DUF3786 domain-containing protein gives rise to the protein MSNKQKDEQATHALYWEDLAQAEPSEVCQRTMATYSLERKGYLLPILNQKYLILPVEQKIFCMRGDFCEEEKLRDYFYLMVLLYLLEAKEGEPTSTWISEKELKGGTTFFRGPHALQVEGLKTAFGKNPEAFGRAGSRLGGMELLFGDKAFALTVFPKVPLAYVLWKEDEEFPPRVTVMFDSTIQNHFSLDGIWCIVAEVSQRLLIAQEP
- a CDS encoding transglycosylase SLT domain-containing protein, which gives rise to MKGLLLKKVFLFFISGFICLAGCSGLSLRENKPLPDPSLPQQQQASFHPPADRIALNLFEPLQNAPGSIFPVQDNSANEILAVAGDPISWEEETLFLAEEKVQNADPGQNVPLLPTVAEKEVVAADPLSPAAEKENTPAEIKMAQAGQASQSEFIQRVIAGVEKPSEGRNTFGGANGRYQDLFDSLTADSPSQLLPPSEFESETPSLGQNPVSPLSAIFPSAFNEKKVEEFIAFFQQKGGRFFSNALARSPAYEDMMKKIFREKNLPEELFYLALIESGYNPHAISRSKAGGIWQFIARTASRFGLKVDKWVDERRDPEKSTYAAAEYLKSLYEMFNCWDLATASYNAGEGKVLRAMKKANSQDFWEISRYRYLKQETKRYVPMFLAAVLIAKEPHKYGFSNINYLPPLVYEKVLVPPDTGLVWLAKVAETDIAELRALNPALKRGKTPPGSSLFEIKLPPGKKEIYEKNLLTYNPLAAIKGKKHLIRPGETLTGIAKRYRVKYQDLCELNGLSPQSKIKPGIRLLLPP
- a CDS encoding molybdopterin molybdotransferase MoeA gives rise to the protein MIHLEEAIHRILEQIPRLGLERLNILQAQGRVLGEDVVAPRDIPPWDNSAMDGYALRWTDVRKASPEKPVVLKVLSDLPAGRIYKGRVGPGEALRIMTGAPLPRGADTVVQVEDTEKAGEAVRIFTGPGKGKNIRRAGEDVKAGERVMVKGTILHPAHIGMLASFQRSFVSVHQQPRVAILATGDELLEIDESWAGGKIVNSNSYSLAAQVVACGGFPIQLGIAKDQMEDLLSKIQQGLIADILLTSGGVSMGDYDLVKEMLKKLGKINFWKVAMRPGQPLAFGIISGKPLFGLPGNPVSSMISFEQFVRPSILKMSGHQNLFRPTLKAELLEDIEKKIGLVHFVRCRLFREGGKICASTTGEQGSGILSSMVKAQGLIVIPRDMKGVHAGEVVSVILLDPTFFHTPMPSYLSFAEAG
- the rpsF gene encoding 30S ribosomal protein S6; this translates as MRRYETIFITHPELTEEDLSVLHEKLRSIMSSLKGELIKLEDWGPKKLSYEIRKNTRGHYFLLDYLAATDLVRELERNLRLNDRVLKFQTVRISNQVSPEAAQALPEAGPDKKAINVIERSSPSPEPKREEAEPKAFGEEKKNESAS
- the rpsR gene encoding 30S ribosomal protein S18, encoding MKAPVKRKRPFQRRKVCVFCADSGMRINYKDVKTLNHFISERGKILPRRISGNCAKHQRDLTSAIKKARNIALMPFSLFGS
- the rplI gene encoding 50S ribosomal protein L9, which translates into the protein MKVILIETVLSLGKAGDIVQVAVGYGRNFLIPKKLALEATPANLQLLERQRESFLDKASKEKRKAQDLADKIVTLPFTLARPAGENEKLFGAVTSMDLQKLLGEQGFAVDRRKIQMPNPIKTLGSFTIPVKLHPEVTAQMKVNVVPAAADQAKS
- the dnaB gene encoding replicative DNA helicase, producing MDLLAQRLPPQSLEAEVSVLGGVLLENEALNRALEVVNEGDFYREAHRQIFSALLHLYERNEPADLITLSEVLKKRDALEEVGGIEYLNFLVNSVPTAANIAYYAKIIKEKSILRKLINRATEIINLGFGDAGDVDESLDRAERLIFEISEDRVRPSFFPIKDIIKASFKTIENLYEKKQLITGVPTGFTKLDDLTSGLQPSDLIIVAGRPSMGKTALALNITQHAAIEGGIPSAIFSLEMSKEQLALRLLCSEAKVDAHRLRGGFLSETDWPKLTRAAGSLSEAPIFIDDTPGLTVLEMRAKSRRLKAEHNLGLVVVDYLQLMRGRANSETREQEISDISRSLKALAKELRLPVIALSQLNRKVEDRGDRRPQLADLRESGAIEQDADVIIFLYRDELYNRSEDNPHKGKAEIIVGKQRNGPTDKFELAFLDKYTCFENLSPIQEDR
- the dnaA gene encoding chromosomal replication initiator protein DnaA — encoded protein: MKEIWNKVLNAVSEKISRNSFDIWFKPLKILTLNQNTIELEVPNKFFKDWLSENYQSLIKEILFQITKNPYSILFRPKEGPEEKEVKPKAADKNPALKAVNKVTKEDGLNPGYTFEAFVVGSCNQFAHAAALAVAKLPAKNYNPLFIYGGVGLGKTHLLNAIGNQIVQNDPPAKVCYLSSEKFTNELINCLRYEKMPDFRNKYRNKDVLLVDDIQFLGGKERTQEEFFHTFNSLYDSHKQIILSSDKLPKEIPGLEERLRSRIGWGLIADIQPPDIETKVAILGKKAEVYNISLSNELGLFLASQLGSNIRELEGALTRLRAYASLTGNEINLSMVKETLKDLLRDRQKMISIENIQKAVANLYNIKVTDLKSSKRFRIYALPRQVSMYLCRTMTKASFPEIGAKFGGKDHSTVIHAVRQIEKKINEDREIKNIIETIKNELQK
- the dnaN gene encoding DNA polymerase III subunit beta, with protein sequence MEFKIEKEEFTKGLSRVQSIVEKKGTMPILLNVLLETHGKGIAITATDLEIGLKGFYPAEIIKEGRATLSAKKLYEVIKELPEKEVFLKLKENQWVEISSGKSLFKIMGLSADSFPSLSVFEEEEFVSADVEILKEMIEKTIFAVSSDESRYNLAGVFFTQKNEGEEKDLKMVATDGYRLSLIERSIRMEIKGLEKGILLPKKGLVELIKLLDEGGEAGWIKLKNNNFIVKKGNVILLMRLLDAEFPDYRQVIPLNTKKHIRMKRNQIIESLRRVSLLSSEKTRGVKFHFSQDLLVLSAYNPELGEAKEEVPVDYKGEEVTVGFNSRFVLEVLNIMRGEEVVLELEDGISPAIIRPSNDERHTCVVMPMRL